The nucleotide sequence TATTCCCTGCAAGCACATTGTTGCTTGCCCGCTTTTCTCCCTGAGCGGTAACCCCCAATCCGGTTTCCCCCAAGAACCGGAATGCTTGCCCCGACGGTAATTCCCCCTGCCGTCGGGGCTTCTTTTTGTTCCACATTCTCGCGTCGGTCGCGACGATGCCCGCATCGAACGGTTTACGCGACGAGGCGTTGAAAAAAATCCGGATTTATTTTGAAACTTTCCGGCCCGCCCGCAGTCTCAGCCCATGTAAGCGAAACGCTTACCCGCTTTTCTCCCTGAGCGGTAATATCCGGTTCCCCCCCAAGACCGGATCCGCCCCGACGGTTTCCCCCGGCCGTCGGGGCATTTTTTTGAGCACGTTCCGGCGCGCCGAATTTTTTTGCGAAGCGGCCGGAACTTCTGCGTTGCCCCGGCGTCTATAGTCTTGCAGGCCAAGCCGAGGCTGGACCTGCCCGCTTTTCTCCCTGAGCGGTAACATCCGGTTCCCCCCCAAGACCGGATCCGCCCCGACGGTTTCCCCCGACCGTCGGGGCATTTTTTTGAGCGTGTTCCGGCGCGCCGAAAATTTTTTGCGAAGCGGCCGGAACTTCTGCGCAGCTCCGGCGTCTATAGTCTTGCAGGCCAAGCTGAGGCTGGACCTGCCCGCTTTTCTCCCTGAGCGGTAACATCCGGTTCCCCCCCCAAGACCGGATCCGCCCCGACGGTTTCCCCCGACCGTCGGGGCATTTTTTTGAGCGTGTTCCGGCGCGTCGAAATTTTTGCGAAGCGGCCGGAACTTCTGTGCGGCCCCGGCGTCTACAGTGCGGTAGGCCAAGCATAGGCTAGACCTGCCCCGCTTTTCTCCCTGAGCGGTAACATCCGTTCCCCTCCCCAGAGGCCGGATTGATCGCCCTGGCGACGTTCCCCGCGTCGCCAGGGTTTTTTTATACCCTGGGCGTAACCCGCACTGCTTTTATCGCACAAGATGATCGTCGAGGTCGACTCCTGACGCCGTTTAGCCGACAAGTGGTCGTTATGGCTCGATGAACGTACTGATCGACAACGGATCTCGGTCTGCGCGGCGGCTCAGTCGGCATGCTCGCCGGGCACGTCATCGGGCACGAGCAGGGCAATCGCCTTGCGGGCTTCGTCGATGCCGATGCGTTTGCTCGAGGAGAACAACTGGGCGGTGGCACCATCGACCGCCGCACGGGTCCGACGGAGGATGTTGTGTTGATCGTTGCGTGAGAGCTTGTCGGCCTTGGTCAGCACTAGGTGGAACGCCAGACCGTAGGCCGCGCCCCATTCGATCAGTTGGCGATCGAAGTCCAGCAGCGGACGGCGCGCGTCCATGATCAGCACCACGCCGCTCAAGGTTTCGCGTTCGGCCAGATAGCCCTCGATCAGAGCCCCCCATTCAGCCTTGATCGCCGGCGGCACCCGAGCGAAGCCGTAGCCCGGCAGATCGGCGAAGCGCAGGCGCTCGTTCTCGAAGAAATTGATCGCCTGGGTCCGTCCCGGCGTCTTGCTGGTTCGCGCCAGATTGCCCTGTTCGCAGAGCGCGTTGAGCGCACTGGACTTGCCGGCGTTGGAGCGCCCGGCGAAAGCGATTTCGCAGCGATCCGCCGGTGGCAACGCCGACAATTTGGGCGCCGACAGCAGAAAATGCATGGTTCGAAAGTCGCGGGCGGTGAGTTCGGGCATCGATTCAATCAGGCTGGTAGTGTGACGGCGCACGGCCATTGTAAGTGCTGGCGTACTCCGGCGTCGGTCACGCCGCGAATTCGGCCCATTGTTGGCCGTTCATCACGGGAAAAGAACCATGTTGAATCGATCGATCGCCCTGTGGGTCCTTGTCGGCCTCGCCATCTGCGGGCCGGCGTCGGCACAAAGCCTGATTTCGCGCTATGTGGCCGGCGAGGATTACAAGGTTGCGCATTCCGCCGGCCCGGCGAACGGTCAGGGCCCGGTCCGGGTGACCGAGTTCTTTCTCTACAGTTGCCCGCATTGTTTTCACTTCGAGCCCGAGCTCAACGCCTGGCGCAAGCAGCATCCGAAGATCGATTTCAGCCGCGTGCCGGTATTGTTCGGCCCCGGATCGCAGCCCTACGCGCGGCTGTACTACACCGAGGTGAAGCTCGGCGTGGTCGATCGATTGCACGATCCGATCTTCGACGCGATTCACGAAGACGGTGAGCCGCTGTCGAGCGAGGGCCAGATGCGCCGGTTCATGGTGGCCCACGGTGTCAACGGGCAACGCTTCGACAAGATCTACCACAGTACGGCGGTCGAGCGGAAGGTCCAGGCCATTACGGCCCGCATGCAACGCTATCCCGTGATGGCGGTGCCGAGCATCAGCGTCGCCGGGCGCTACTGGACGAGCGGGCGCCTGGCCGGAAGCAATCAGCGCATGCTCAAGGTGGTGGATTATCTGATCGCTCGCTCGCGCCATGCGGGTGCCAACGCCAGCGGTTGATTCGATTGCCGCGCCTCGCATCGCACATTGCCCGGCCGCATTTGTATCATAGCGGCGCATCGCCGGACGGTCGCGCCCGCGACTGCTCGACTCGTTCAGACGCTCGAACCGTATCCAAGGGGTCCTCATGCTCATTCCCGTACTACTGGCCGGCGGCACCGGCACGCGATTGTGGCCGGCTTCGCGCCAGAGCCGACCCAAGCAGTTCCTGCCGCTGGCCGGCGGCGAGACCAGTCTGTTGTCGGCCACGCTCGAGCGCCTGCGCACGCTGGACGATCTCGGCGATGCCCTGGCCATCGGCAGCGAAGCGCATCGTTTCGTGATCGCCGAACAGATGCACGCCGCCGGGCACGACGGCCGCATCATCCTGGAGCCGGCCCCGCGCAATACCGCGGCGGCGGTGGCGGCCGCCGCCTTCGAAGCCCGTGCACGGCATGGCGAGGATGTCGAACTGCTGGTGCTGCCCACCGATCATGCGGTAGCCGATCAGGCGGCGTTCGTCGCCACAATCGAGCGCGCTCGCGCGGCCACCGGGGCCGGGCGTCTGGCGTTGTTCGGTGTTGCGCCGGATCGCCCGGAAACCGGCTATGGCTATATTCGCGCAGGGGCGCGGGTTTCCGAGGGCGTGCGCGTGGTCGATGCCTTCGTCGAGAAGCCGGATGTGGCAACCGCCGAGCGGTTTCTCGCCGCGGGCGATCACTACTGGAACAGCGGCATGTTCATGTTCCGGGCGAGCGACTACCTGGAACTACTGTCCGAGCACGCACGCGATATTTTCGACGGGGTCGCGGCGGCCTACGAGAAGGCGACCACGGATATCGATTTCCTGCGCCTGGACAAGGCCAGCTTCGAGGCCGTGCGCGCCGATTCGATCGACTACGCGGTGATGGAAAAGACCGATCGCGCGGTGATGGCTGAACTGGATGCCGCCTGGTCGGATCTGGGCAGCTGGACCACGGTCGCCCGCGCCGTCGGGCTGGATGCGCGCGGCAACAGCGCGACCGGCGACGTCTGGCTCGAGGACAGCGATGACTGCGTGGTGCGCAGTGAAGGTCGGCTGGTGGCCGCGCTCGGCACGCGCGACCAGATCATCATCGAAACCGCCGACGCTGTACTGGTGGCCGATCGCTCACGCGAGCAGGATATCAAGGCCCTGGTGGCCAAGCTGGCTGCCGCCGGCCGCAGCGAGGCCACCGCGCATCGCAAGTCGTATCGGCC is from Salinisphaera sp. LB1 and encodes:
- the yihA gene encoding ribosome biogenesis GTP-binding protein YihA/YsxC — its product is MPELTARDFRTMHFLLSAPKLSALPPADRCEIAFAGRSNAGKSSALNALCEQGNLARTSKTPGRTQAINFFENERLRFADLPGYGFARVPPAIKAEWGALIEGYLAERETLSGVVLIMDARRPLLDFDRQLIEWGAAYGLAFHLVLTKADKLSRNDQHNILRRTRAAVDGATAQLFSSSKRIGIDEARKAIALLVPDDVPGEHAD
- a CDS encoding mannose-1-phosphate guanylyltransferase/mannose-6-phosphate isomerase: MLIPVLLAGGTGTRLWPASRQSRPKQFLPLAGGETSLLSATLERLRTLDDLGDALAIGSEAHRFVIAEQMHAAGHDGRIILEPAPRNTAAAVAAAAFEARARHGEDVELLVLPTDHAVADQAAFVATIERARAATGAGRLALFGVAPDRPETGYGYIRAGARVSEGVRVVDAFVEKPDVATAERFLAAGDHYWNSGMFMFRASDYLELLSEHARDIFDGVAAAYEKATTDIDFLRLDKASFEAVRADSIDYAVMEKTDRAVMAELDAAWSDLGSWTTVARAVGLDARGNSATGDVWLEDSDDCVVRSEGRLVAALGTRDQIIIETADAVLVADRSREQDIKALVAKLAAAGRSEATAHRKSYRPWGSYQQIAAGPRFQVKHIRVTPGGRLSLQSHHHRAEHWIVVRGTAKVTCDEREMLLTENQSTYIPLGAVHRLENPGKVELDLIEVQSGSYLGEDDIVRYDDVYGRPELEEHDTGAAPGTGA
- a CDS encoding thiol:disulfide interchange protein DsbA/DsbL, with product MLNRSIALWVLVGLAICGPASAQSLISRYVAGEDYKVAHSAGPANGQGPVRVTEFFLYSCPHCFHFEPELNAWRKQHPKIDFSRVPVLFGPGSQPYARLYYTEVKLGVVDRLHDPIFDAIHEDGEPLSSEGQMRRFMVAHGVNGQRFDKIYHSTAVERKVQAITARMQRYPVMAVPSISVAGRYWTSGRLAGSNQRMLKVVDYLIARSRHAGANASG